In one Staphylococcus lutrae genomic region, the following are encoded:
- the hisC gene encoding histidinol-phosphate transaminase, giving the protein MKKQISKLSAYQPGLSSEKLKEKYGVEGELYKHASNENVYGPSPAAKQAIKDHVDELFLYPEPNAPLLQEAIASHYGVDKSQVLFGAGLDEMIVIISRTLVRAGDNVVTSQGTFGQYIHNAIVEDAETVQVPLIEGAFDLDGIAAAVNDKTAVVWICNPNNPSGTYHTHDEIVAFLEKIPAHIPVFIDEAYGEYVTAKDFPRTLELMEQYSNLAMMRTFSKAYGLAGLRIGYLISSAALATQLNVIRPPFNTTSLSEQAALKAFEDQKHLQEIVEKNRVEREKFFELQTRLKIYPSQTNFVFVETDRAQALDETLLRNGIIARVFPNGVRISLGFPEQNEIIRNVLKSF; this is encoded by the coding sequence ATGAAAAAACAAATTTCTAAATTAAGCGCGTATCAACCTGGATTGTCGTCGGAAAAGTTGAAAGAGAAGTATGGCGTTGAAGGAGAACTGTATAAACATGCCTCTAATGAAAATGTTTATGGACCTTCTCCTGCGGCTAAGCAAGCAATTAAAGATCATGTCGATGAATTATTTTTATACCCAGAGCCGAATGCACCATTATTACAAGAAGCCATTGCGTCACATTATGGTGTAGATAAGTCGCAGGTCCTTTTTGGGGCTGGACTTGACGAAATGATTGTCATCATTTCACGGACTTTAGTGCGTGCTGGGGATAATGTCGTAACGAGTCAAGGGACTTTTGGACAATACATCCACAATGCGATTGTAGAAGATGCTGAAACAGTCCAAGTGCCGTTAATTGAAGGGGCATTTGATTTAGATGGTATTGCCGCTGCAGTGAATGATAAAACAGCAGTCGTATGGATTTGTAATCCAAATAACCCAAGTGGAACATATCACACACATGATGAAATCGTTGCTTTTCTAGAGAAGATTCCTGCGCACATCCCTGTATTTATTGATGAAGCCTATGGTGAGTATGTCACAGCGAAAGATTTCCCAAGAACGTTGGAGTTAATGGAACAATATTCAAATTTAGCGATGATGCGTACATTTTCAAAAGCGTATGGTTTAGCAGGTTTGCGTATCGGTTACCTGATTTCATCAGCAGCGTTGGCGACACAACTCAATGTTATTCGTCCACCATTTAATACGACAAGTTTATCGGAACAAGCCGCATTAAAAGCTTTTGAAGATCAGAAACACTTACAAGAAATTGTGGAAAAGAATCGTGTTGAGAGAGAAAAGTTTTTTGAATTACAAACGAGGTTAAAAATTTATCCATCGCAAACCAACTTTGTATTTGTTGAAACGGATAGAGCGCAAGCTTTAGATGAAACATTGTTGCGGAATGGAATTATTGCACGTGTATTTCCAAATGGCGTGCGTATTTCATTAGGATTTCCTGAGCAAAATGAAATCATTCGCAATGTACTGAAATCCTTTTAA
- a CDS encoding 5' nucleotidase, NT5C type, whose translation MRSSIGIDMDEVLADTMGAILDEFNRRTQLSVTIQQIVGQRIYDIMPEHTETLRDILASDGFFSRLAVMKDAQEVVEKLSKHYEIYIVTAAMDVPTSFYDKYEWLRKHFPFLDPQHFVFCGQKDIVATDYLIDDNPRQLKGHKGKPLMFTAPHNEGQMEFTRLNNWKEVERYFLSEPGLS comes from the coding sequence ATGAGAAGTTCAATTGGTATTGATATGGATGAAGTATTAGCGGACACAATGGGCGCGATTTTAGATGAATTCAATCGTCGTACACAATTGAGTGTGACAATTCAACAAATCGTTGGCCAAAGAATCTATGACATCATGCCTGAACATACTGAGACATTACGTGACATTTTAGCTTCAGATGGATTCTTTAGTCGTCTTGCAGTGATGAAAGATGCACAAGAGGTCGTTGAAAAATTGTCCAAGCATTATGAGATTTATATTGTGACAGCTGCAATGGATGTGCCGACATCTTTTTATGATAAGTATGAATGGTTGCGTAAACATTTTCCATTTTTGGACCCACAGCATTTTGTTTTTTGCGGACAAAAAGACATTGTGGCAACCGATTATTTAATTGATGATAATCCAAGACAACTAAAAGGACATAAAGGTAAGCCACTCATGTTTACCGCGCCCCACAACGAAGGGCAAATGGAATTCACAAGATTGAATAACTGGAAAGAAGTAGAACGTTATTTTTTAAGTGAACCGGGGCTTTCATAA
- a CDS encoding peptide MFS transporter — MSEHSHETAVQNIPQKGFFGHPRGLGVLYTVEFWERFSYYGMRALLIYYIYYNVHQGGLGLEKTFAQSLMAVYGSLIFMTSILGGWVADRILGTRRAMFYGAVLIIIGHICLSLPFGLSGLLSSMFFIIVGSGLMKPNISNIVGRLYPKDDSRVDSGFVIFYMAVNMGAFVSPLVLDHFRSTGNFHGGFLIAAIGMGLSLVFYLLFHKRNLGEIGTFPPHPLSPTEKKKYALIFGSMIVVIAFVFAIAYMTGTLSFNLVSLIVLILGFALPFIYFTIMIRSKDTTSIERSRVIAFIPLFIVGVIFWSIQEQGANVLNVYADEKADLSFNLLGWESAFPVTWFQSINPFFIVAFAPIISWLWRRLGRFEPSLPIKFAIGLFLAGVSFILMMVVIFVSHGSEIWFMWIVLSYFICVIGELCISPTGNSSAVKLAPENFNAQMMSLWLLTNATAQAINAQLVKLQPLIGDQNYFGLIGGIAIVVAILAVVGSPAILKAMKGIR; from the coding sequence ATGTCAGAGCACTCACATGAAACAGCGGTTCAAAATATTCCACAAAAAGGATTTTTTGGTCACCCTCGTGGGTTAGGTGTCCTTTATACTGTAGAATTCTGGGAACGCTTCAGTTACTACGGTATGCGTGCACTCTTGATCTATTATATTTACTATAATGTGCACCAAGGGGGATTAGGACTCGAAAAAACCTTTGCGCAATCATTGATGGCGGTTTATGGGTCACTTATTTTTATGACCTCTATATTAGGAGGTTGGGTGGCTGATCGAATACTTGGCACAAGGCGCGCCATGTTTTATGGTGCAGTCCTAATTATTATCGGTCATATTTGTCTCAGCCTTCCATTCGGTTTGAGTGGCTTATTATCATCAATGTTCTTTATTATTGTAGGATCTGGTCTGATGAAACCGAATATTTCAAATATTGTCGGTCGACTTTATCCGAAAGATGATAGTCGTGTTGACTCTGGCTTCGTTATTTTTTATATGGCAGTGAATATGGGCGCATTCGTTTCACCACTTGTGCTCGATCACTTTAGAAGTACGGGGAACTTTCATGGTGGTTTTTTAATCGCGGCAATCGGGATGGGGCTCTCATTAGTCTTCTATCTCCTATTCCATAAACGTAACTTAGGAGAAATCGGTACCTTTCCGCCTCACCCACTCAGTCCAACTGAAAAGAAAAAGTATGCCCTCATATTTGGGAGTATGATTGTAGTCATTGCTTTCGTATTTGCAATCGCCTACATGACAGGGACACTTTCTTTTAATTTAGTGAGTTTAATCGTATTGATTCTAGGTTTTGCTTTACCGTTTATTTATTTTACGATTATGATTCGAAGCAAAGATACAACGTCTATAGAGCGGTCACGCGTTATCGCTTTCATCCCACTTTTTATTGTCGGGGTGATTTTCTGGTCAATTCAAGAACAAGGTGCGAACGTTCTCAATGTTTATGCCGATGAAAAAGCAGATCTTTCGTTTAATTTACTCGGATGGGAAAGTGCTTTTCCAGTCACTTGGTTCCAATCGATCAATCCGTTTTTCATTGTTGCCTTCGCGCCTATCATTTCTTGGTTATGGCGGAGACTTGGACGTTTTGAGCCAAGCTTACCTATAAAGTTTGCAATCGGTTTATTCTTAGCCGGCGTCTCATTCATCTTAATGATGGTCGTCATCTTTGTATCTCACGGGTCAGAAATTTGGTTTATGTGGATCGTACTTTCTTATTTTATTTGTGTTATCGGAGAACTTTGTATTTCACCAACGGGAAACAGTTCAGCTGTCAAACTTGCACCGGAAAACTTTAATGCACAAATGATGAGTTTATGGCTATTGACCAATGCGACGGCACAAGCCATTAACGCACAACTCGTCAAACTACAACCTTTGATTGGAGATCAAAACTATTTTGGTCTCATCGGTGGTATCGCTATTGTCGTTGCGATCCTTGCAGTGGTCGGTTCACCGGCGATTTTAAAAGCGATGAAAGGTATACGTTAA
- a CDS encoding peptide MFS transporter, protein MASHYTKEEILNSTPRTGFFGHPKGLSTLVFTEFWERFSYYGMKAILAYYIYYSVAKGGFGLDQGVALQIVSIYGALVYMSGIIGGWIADRITGTRHALFYGGILIMIGHILLSLPNSLTLLLISLLFLIIGTGLLKPNISSTVGLLYDKNDSRMDSAFTIFYMSINLGALLSPLIIGWVQVNVGFHLGFAIAAVGMFFGLLIYLITNKKSLGLAGAEVPDPLTKGEISKLVKIIAGVIVILILIGVFLNMRGQLTIETFANIITILGVILPLFLFTRMILSQKTATHERKRVFAYIPLFIASVAFWMIQEQGSTVLAQFADTKTQLELSKVTGGLIDFHVPPAWFQSLNPLFIIILAPLFSILWMKLGRFNPPTVIKFAIGVILAGVSYLIMIIPDSNQLINPFWLVASFFLVTIGELCLSPIGLSTTTKLAPEAFTAQMMSIWFLSNAMAQGLNAQMVQVYVLISTHQYFLYSGLFALGIGIVLFLVSPFIKNLMQGVK, encoded by the coding sequence TTGGCTTCACATTATACAAAAGAAGAAATCCTTAACAGTACACCGCGTACAGGATTTTTTGGCCATCCAAAAGGGTTAAGTACCCTCGTTTTCACAGAGTTTTGGGAGCGCTTTAGTTACTACGGTATGAAAGCAATTTTAGCATACTACATTTATTATTCAGTCGCTAAAGGCGGATTCGGACTCGATCAAGGTGTGGCATTACAAATTGTGTCGATATACGGCGCTTTAGTTTATATGAGTGGTATTATCGGGGGTTGGATTGCCGACCGTATTACCGGTACACGTCATGCGCTTTTCTACGGTGGTATTTTAATTATGATCGGGCATATTTTGTTATCACTACCAAATAGTCTGACATTATTACTGATTTCACTACTCTTTTTAATTATCGGGACAGGACTATTAAAACCGAACATTTCATCTACAGTGGGCTTGTTGTATGACAAAAATGACTCACGTATGGATTCAGCTTTTACTATCTTTTATATGAGTATTAACTTAGGTGCGTTATTGTCACCACTGATTATTGGTTGGGTTCAAGTGAATGTTGGTTTCCACCTCGGCTTTGCAATTGCAGCTGTCGGAATGTTTTTTGGATTATTGATTTATCTGATTACAAATAAAAAATCACTAGGACTTGCGGGTGCAGAAGTGCCGGATCCACTCACAAAAGGGGAAATTTCAAAATTAGTTAAAATTATAGCCGGTGTGATTGTGATTCTTATTCTAATCGGCGTCTTTCTCAATATGCGTGGCCAACTTACAATCGAAACATTTGCAAACATCATTACGATTTTAGGTGTCATTTTACCATTATTTTTATTCACTAGAATGATTCTCAGTCAAAAAACAGCTACACATGAACGTAAACGTGTATTTGCTTACATTCCATTGTTCATTGCATCTGTCGCATTTTGGATGATTCAAGAGCAAGGTTCAACTGTGTTAGCACAGTTCGCCGACACAAAAACACAGCTTGAATTATCTAAAGTCACTGGAGGTTTAATCGATTTTCATGTTCCACCCGCATGGTTCCAATCTTTAAACCCATTGTTCATTATTATTCTAGCACCATTATTTTCAATTTTATGGATGAAACTTGGACGCTTTAATCCACCAACTGTTATAAAATTTGCAATTGGTGTCATTCTTGCAGGTGTATCTTATTTAATCATGATTATTCCAGATTCAAACCAACTCATCAATCCGTTCTGGTTAGTCGCAAGCTTCTTCCTTGTTACAATAGGTGAGCTTTGTTTGTCTCCAATCGGGTTATCAACGACAACGAAACTTGCACCTGAAGCATTTACTGCTCAAATGATGAGTATTTGGTTTTTATCTAATGCCATGGCGCAAGGGTTAAATGCACAAATGGTTCAAGTCTATGTATTGATTAGTACACACCAATACTTCTTATATTCTGGCTTATTTGCACTAGGTATCGGTATTGTTTTATTCTTAGTCTCACCATTTATCAAAAACTTAATGCAAGGTGTAAAATAA
- the queF gene encoding preQ(1) synthase, which translates to MTEGRSKSELQDITLLGNQDNTYHFDYRPDILETFENKHQNRDYFVKFNCPEFTSLCPITGQPDFATIYISYIPNVKMVESKSLKLYLFSFRNHGDFHEDCMNIIMNDLIELMDPHYIEVWGKFTPRGGISIDPYTNYGRPNSKYEKMAEYRLMNHDMYPEKIDNR; encoded by the coding sequence ATGACAGAAGGACGTTCAAAAAGCGAATTGCAAGACATTACACTGCTCGGTAATCAAGACAACACATATCACTTTGATTATCGACCTGATATTTTAGAAACATTTGAAAACAAACATCAAAACAGAGACTATTTCGTCAAATTCAATTGTCCCGAATTCACATCTTTATGTCCGATTACCGGACAACCTGATTTTGCTACCATTTATATTTCCTATATTCCTAACGTTAAAATGGTAGAGTCCAAATCTTTAAAACTTTATTTGTTTAGTTTTCGTAATCATGGAGACTTCCATGAAGATTGTATGAATATTATTATGAATGATTTAATTGAACTCATGGACCCACATTACATTGAAGTTTGGGGCAAGTTCACACCACGGGGTGGCATCTCCATTGACCCCTATACCAATTATGGTCGTCCAAATTCAAAATACGAAAAAATGGCGGAATACCGCTTAATGAATCATGATATGTATCCTGAAAAAATCGATAATCGTTAA
- a CDS encoding DMT family transporter: MNTKVKGIIAILISAIGFSFMAVFFRLSGDLPIFQKSLARNFVAMFIPLFFIIKYKQPFFGKLSSQPLLLTRSTLGLLGVLLNIYAIDHMVLSDADILMKLNPFWTILLSLLFLKEYIQKYQITAMLIAIIGMLFVVKPEFSSEIIPALVGLLSGIFAASAYTAVRALSTREAPYTIVFYFSFFSVIILIPFVIFTYEPMSVMQMVYLILAGLSAAVGQIGITVAYSYAPAKDISIFTYASIIFTALIGFVLFREAPDFYAIIGYIIILSASYYMFEKARQMTRSKQRQSHTSK; encoded by the coding sequence ATGAATACTAAAGTCAAAGGTATCATCGCTATTTTAATTTCTGCTATTGGGTTTAGTTTTATGGCAGTTTTTTTTCGCCTATCTGGTGACTTGCCCATATTCCAAAAATCATTAGCTCGAAACTTCGTGGCGATGTTCATTCCGCTGTTCTTTATTATTAAATATAAACAGCCTTTCTTCGGTAAACTCAGCAGTCAACCTTTATTACTGACTCGTTCTACTCTAGGTTTGTTGGGGGTATTACTAAACATTTATGCGATAGACCATATGGTTTTAAGCGATGCAGATATACTCATGAAACTGAATCCGTTTTGGACAATACTCTTAAGCTTGCTCTTTCTAAAAGAATATATTCAAAAATATCAAATTACAGCAATGCTCATTGCGATTATCGGGATGTTATTTGTTGTAAAACCTGAGTTTTCGTCCGAAATTATCCCCGCACTTGTTGGCCTTTTATCCGGTATCTTTGCTGCCTCAGCTTATACCGCTGTTCGCGCATTGAGCACACGAGAGGCGCCATATACCATTGTGTTTTATTTTTCGTTCTTTTCAGTTATCATCCTAATTCCTTTTGTCATTTTCACTTATGAACCGATGAGTGTCATGCAAATGGTTTATTTAATTTTAGCAGGGCTTTCCGCTGCTGTAGGACAAATTGGTATTACAGTTGCATACAGTTATGCTCCTGCAAAAGATATTTCTATTTTCACATATGCATCAATTATTTTCACAGCGTTGATAGGTTTCGTGTTATTTAGAGAAGCACCTGACTTTTATGCAATCATCGGCTATATCATTATTTTAAGTGCCAGCTATTATATGTTCGAAAAAGCCAGACAAATGACACGCTCAAAACAACGACAATCCCATACTTCAAAATAA
- the nrdI gene encoding class Ib ribonucleoside-diphosphate reductase assembly flavoprotein NrdI yields MKIVFYSFTGNVRRFVKRTKLNNTLEINETNASEIVTEPFIILTGTIGFGEVPQPVQQFLEKNYKNLKGVAASGNRNWGSNFAKAGETIANTYHVPLLMKFELHGNAHDTTEFKEKVVNFYENYGTKAIQAY; encoded by the coding sequence ATGAAAATTGTGTTTTATTCTTTTACGGGTAATGTTAGACGATTCGTGAAACGTACAAAACTGAACAACACCCTTGAGATTAATGAAACGAATGCGTCAGAAATTGTAACGGAACCATTTATTATTTTGACAGGGACAATTGGTTTTGGTGAGGTACCTCAACCAGTCCAACAATTTTTGGAAAAAAATTATAAAAACTTAAAGGGTGTTGCAGCAAGTGGCAATCGAAATTGGGGTAGTAATTTTGCGAAAGCAGGAGAAACTATTGCCAATACGTACCACGTCCCTTTATTGATGAAATTTGAACTCCATGGCAATGCCCATGATACAACAGAATTTAAAGAGAAGGTGGTCAATTTTTATGAAAACTATGGAACAAAAGCAATACAAGCATATTGA
- the nrdE gene encoding class 1b ribonucleoside-diphosphate reductase subunit alpha, whose product MKTMEQKQYKHIELNNQVTKRNEKGFFQLEKDQEALALYLEEIQDKTVHFDSELERLHFLVDNNFYYNVFEEYSEAQLAELIAYAEAIPFHFASYMSASKFFKDYALKTNDKSQYLENYHQHVLIVSLYLAKGDVTLAKQFASAMIEQRYQPATPTFLNAGRARRGELVSCFLLEVDDSLNSINFIDSTAKQLSKIGGGVAINLSKLRARGEAIKGIKGVAKGVLPIAKALEGGFSYADQLGQRPGAGAVYLNIFHYDVEEFLDTKKINADEDLRLSTISTGLIVPSKFFELAKEGKDFFMFAPHTVEQEYGVTLDDINIDEYYDRLVENPNVMKKSKDAREMLNMIAQTQLQSGYPYLMFKDNANRVHANANIGQIKMSNLCTEIFQLQETSIINDYGVEDEIKRDISCNLGSLNIVNVMESDQFRASVHTGMDALTVVSDIANIQNAPGVKKANSELHSVGLGVMNLHGYLAKNYINYESEEAKDFANVFFMMMNYYSIERSMQIAKERGEAFVDFDQSDYANGRYFERYTTEDFLPQSDKVKALFEHHTIPTREDWKALQAEVEKYGLYHAYRLAIAPTQSISYVQNATSSVMPIVDQIERRTYGNAETFYPMPFLSPQTMWYYKSAFNIDQMKLIDLIATIQTHIDQGISTILYVNSEISTRELSRLYVYAHHKGLKSLYYTRNKLLSVEECTSCSI is encoded by the coding sequence ATGAAAACTATGGAACAAAAGCAATACAAGCATATTGAACTGAATAATCAAGTGACTAAAAGAAATGAAAAAGGTTTTTTTCAATTAGAGAAAGACCAAGAGGCACTTGCATTATATTTAGAAGAAATTCAAGATAAAACGGTTCATTTCGATAGCGAACTTGAACGCCTTCACTTTTTAGTTGACAACAATTTTTATTACAATGTATTTGAGGAGTATAGTGAAGCTCAGCTTGCGGAATTAATTGCATATGCAGAGGCGATTCCGTTTCACTTTGCGAGCTATATGTCAGCGAGTAAATTTTTCAAAGATTATGCGTTGAAAACAAATGATAAGTCACAGTATCTTGAAAACTATCATCAACATGTGTTGATTGTGTCGCTTTATCTTGCAAAAGGGGACGTCACACTTGCGAAACAATTCGCTTCTGCAATGATCGAGCAACGTTATCAACCGGCAACGCCAACGTTTTTAAATGCAGGGCGTGCGCGCAGAGGAGAACTTGTGTCATGTTTTCTACTGGAAGTTGACGATAGTTTGAACTCGATTAATTTCATCGATTCAACGGCAAAACAATTAAGTAAAATTGGTGGTGGTGTTGCTATCAACCTCTCTAAATTACGTGCGCGAGGTGAAGCCATCAAAGGAATTAAAGGTGTCGCAAAAGGTGTTTTACCAATTGCAAAAGCGCTTGAGGGAGGCTTTAGTTACGCGGACCAATTAGGTCAACGTCCAGGTGCGGGTGCCGTGTACCTGAACATTTTCCACTATGATGTAGAAGAATTTTTAGATACGAAAAAAATAAATGCAGATGAAGATTTACGCCTTTCTACTATTTCAACAGGTTTGATTGTCCCTTCTAAATTTTTTGAACTTGCAAAAGAAGGAAAAGACTTTTTTATGTTTGCCCCTCACACTGTTGAACAGGAATATGGCGTGACACTTGACGATATTAATATTGATGAATACTATGATCGATTAGTGGAAAACCCTAATGTAATGAAGAAGAGCAAAGATGCGCGTGAAATGCTTAATATGATAGCACAAACACAATTGCAATCTGGGTATCCTTATTTAATGTTCAAGGACAATGCGAATCGTGTGCATGCGAATGCGAACATTGGCCAAATTAAAATGAGTAACTTGTGTACAGAAATTTTCCAACTTCAAGAAACATCGATTATCAATGATTATGGTGTAGAAGATGAAATCAAACGAGATATTTCTTGTAATTTGGGTTCATTAAATATCGTTAATGTGATGGAATCTGATCAATTTAGAGCATCTGTACATACAGGTATGGACGCATTAACAGTGGTAAGCGATATCGCAAACATTCAAAATGCGCCAGGCGTGAAAAAAGCGAATAGCGAATTGCATTCAGTAGGTTTAGGTGTCATGAACTTACATGGTTATTTAGCGAAAAATTATATCAATTATGAATCAGAAGAAGCTAAAGACTTTGCGAATGTTTTCTTTATGATGATGAATTACTATTCAATAGAACGTTCAATGCAAATTGCGAAAGAACGTGGGGAAGCATTTGTGGACTTTGATCAGTCTGATTATGCGAATGGCCGTTATTTTGAGCGTTATACGACGGAAGATTTCTTGCCACAGTCTGACAAAGTGAAAGCATTGTTTGAACACCACACAATTCCTACGCGTGAAGATTGGAAAGCCCTACAAGCTGAAGTGGAAAAGTATGGTTTATATCATGCATATCGTTTAGCCATTGCACCAACGCAAAGTATTTCTTATGTACAAAATGCAACGAGTTCAGTAATGCCAATTGTAGATCAAATTGAACGTCGAACATATGGAAATGCTGAAACATTTTATCCAATGCCATTTTTATCACCACAAACGATGTGGTATTACAAATCAGCGTTTAATATTGATCAAATGAAGCTGATTGATCTTATTGCGACAATTCAAACACATATCGATCAAGGTATTTCTACAATTTTGTATGTGAATTCAGAAATTTCGACGCGTGAGTTATCACGTTTGTATGTGTATGCACATCATAAAGGATTAAAATCTTTGTACTATACACGAAACAAATTGTTGAGTGTAGAAGAGTGTACAAGCTGTTCAATTTAA
- the nrdF gene encoding class 1b ribonucleoside-diphosphate reductase subunit beta: MIAVNWNTQEDMTNMFWRQNIAQMWVETEFKVSKDIASWKTLTDDEQEAFKKALAGLTGLDTHQADDGMPLIMLHTKDLRKKAVYSFMGMMEQIHAKSYSHIFTTLLPSKETNELLDKWVLEEPHLKYKSEKIISNYHKLWGKEASIYDQYMARVSSVFLETFLFYSGFYYPLYLAGQGRMTTSGEIIRKILLDESIHGVFTGLDAQSLRNELSESEKQKADQEMYKLLEDLYANEESYTRKLYEPIGLADDVMNYVRYNGNKALSNLGFEPYFEEREFSPIIENALDTSTKNHDFFSVKGDGYTLALNVEALQDDDFVFND, encoded by the coding sequence ATGATAGCTGTAAATTGGAACACTCAAGAAGATATGACGAATATGTTTTGGCGTCAAAACATCGCTCAAATGTGGGTTGAAACTGAATTTAAAGTCTCTAAAGATATTGCGAGTTGGAAAACGTTAACTGATGATGAACAAGAAGCATTTAAAAAGGCTTTGGCAGGTTTAACGGGTTTGGATACGCATCAAGCTGATGACGGAATGCCTTTAATCATGTTGCATACGAAAGACTTACGAAAAAAAGCTGTTTATTCTTTTATGGGAATGATGGAACAAATCCATGCTAAAAGCTATTCACATATTTTCACGACGCTCTTACCCTCTAAAGAAACCAATGAATTGTTAGACAAATGGGTCCTTGAAGAACCGCATTTGAAATACAAATCTGAAAAAATCATTAGTAATTATCACAAATTATGGGGCAAAGAAGCTTCCATTTATGATCAGTATATGGCACGCGTATCAAGTGTGTTTTTAGAAACGTTTTTATTTTATTCTGGATTCTATTACCCATTGTATTTGGCTGGCCAAGGTCGCATGACGACATCGGGTGAAATCATCCGTAAAATTTTACTTGATGAATCAATTCATGGCGTTTTCACAGGCTTAGATGCTCAAAGTTTGCGCAATGAACTTTCAGAAAGTGAAAAACAAAAAGCCGATCAAGAAATGTATAAATTATTAGAAGATTTATATGCGAATGAAGAGTCCTATACGCGTAAACTATACGAACCGATTGGCTTAGCAGACGATGTCATGAACTATGTACGTTATAACGGCAACAAAGCATTGTCTAATCTTGGTTTTGAACCTTATTTTGAAGAGCGTGAGTTCAGTCCGATTATTGAAAATGCATTAGATACATCAACGAAAAACCATGATTTCTTCTCAGTTAAAGGTGACGGCTATACGCTTGCGTTAAATGTCGAAGCACTTCAAGATGATGATTTTGTATTTAATGACTAG
- a CDS encoding CHY zinc finger protein has protein sequence MTHVYGATIDDETRCVHYHTPLDIIAIKFKCCNKYYPCFKCHNESEKHHPKRWHSDEFDVHAILCGVCQHEMSIETYMMNESCPKCNAHFNNRCKFHYHHYFEI, from the coding sequence ATGACACATGTTTATGGTGCAACAATTGATGATGAAACACGTTGCGTGCATTATCACACACCACTTGATATTATTGCAATTAAATTTAAATGCTGTAACAAGTATTATCCATGTTTTAAATGTCACAATGAATCTGAAAAGCATCACCCTAAGCGCTGGCATTCAGATGAGTTTGATGTACATGCCATTTTGTGTGGGGTATGTCAACATGAAATGTCGATTGAAACCTACATGATGAACGAATCTTGTCCGAAATGCAACGCACACTTTAACAATCGATGCAAGTTTCATTATCATCACTATTTTGAAATTTAA